The bacterium DNA segment CGGTCATTGGGATTTTCCAAAAGGAAAGCTTGAAGGTGGTGAAAACAAATTTCAAGCAGCGGTACGTGAACTTGCTGAAGAAACAGGGCTAACCGCAGAGGTTCATCCAGGTTTTGAGGTCTCGTATTCGTATAATTTTAAAGACAAGCTCCGCCAGCCGATCTCAAAAACGGTCTATTTTTTTGTTGGATATGCATCAAGCAAACAGGTGGTCCTTTCACATGAACATCAACATTATAAATGGCTTGATTACGAACAGGCACTTTACATGTTGACCTATGAAAATGCAAAAGGCGTGCTTGCAAAAGCTGATCATTTTATCAGAAGTGGTAATTTTTAAAGCAACCAAACAACGTTGAAATCATCATTGCTTTGTACAATAGAAAGGAGTGGAGCGCATCCACTCCTTTTCTATTGTACAAAAAAAATGTCCCTGATGTCTTTTTTCAAAAACATCAGGGACAAAAATGCAAGACCTGTTAAAAGACAGGTTATTATTCAGATAACTAATACTGTTAAATCAAGATTTAATGTATTAAAAACCAGCAAAAATCAAGATAGAAGCAGACATAATCCGAGGAGAGCACCGTAGTCGTATCTTGCACACATCAAACAGCTTATTCACGACAAATTCCTCAAAGTCAGCTTATCTTGTTTTAATCAATATCTAACTATAAATTCAAATTCAAATTAACCCATAAATGGGGGACCTGCTGGATCCAATACAACAATAGAAATCACAGCACTTGCAAGCATAACCATGGAGCGGTACTTTGAGAGTGCCATATATACACTAAGCAGCTTATTCATGATGAACTCCTTAAAATTAGCTTATCTTGTTTTAATCAATCTTGATCTAATTTTACTTCACAAATCCGTCAAATGGGGGACCTGCTGGATCTAACATAACAACAGAAATCACAGCGATTGCAAGCATAACCATGGAGCGGTACTTTGAGAGTGCCATATATACACTGAGCAGCTTATTCATGATGAACTCCTTAAAATTAAGATTGTAAAATACAGAAGTTAGTGTATCATCAATATTTGAAATTGCAAGCAGTTTTAAAACGCAGATTGCACATGAATGAAATGATACAGATTTTAAAAGACATTTTTGATAATAACGCATTCGTCCTGACAGCAAACGTGATCGCATTTTGCGTCAAGTTCTTTCTGATGGTACGGCTCCTGCGCCATCTACTTGATAACCCCAACAGGCCGGTGCCTCAAGCAATCATGTTTTACACGATCGTTTCAAGTGCGTTTGTTGATTTTGGCTGGATTTATGGGGTAATAAGTCGAAGTGCTCCTTATATTATCACACACCAAAATGCAATTTTTTTAGGACGGTTGGGTTGGGTAGCATTTATTATTCAGTATCACTCAATGCTACTTTTAATACAAAGTCTTTTGAGCAGCGAACGATGGGCGATTTTAAAAGAGCACAGATTTTTTACTGTTGTGAGTAGTATTTTTGCGGTGCACTTTTTGACGTTGGCCTTCTGGGCGTACGAGCTGGTTGACCGACCGGATCGACCACAGATTGAGTATCTCATGCGTAGTCTGTACAATGTGTATACCATGTGCATGATGGTGCCCTATATTTTGTGGATAGTCTACAGGCAGATGACCCGAACGGATATTCATATTCCGTTCATGGTCCGCCAACATACGCAGCTACTCATTTCGCACCTTTTCATTCCATATGTGTTGTCAGATCTGGTCAACATGAATCCGTTCAAATTCAGTTATTTTGCATCAGCAGTGCAAAATCAGGGATTTGTCGGATTTTCGGCGTTACTTTTAGCCTATTTTCTCTATTATTGCTCGCGACATGTGCTGAATATCGACATGTTCCCCGACAAAAAAAAGATGCTTTCTGCATTTGCAGATCCTGATTTTAATGACGAATTTCGTGACATACTCATCGATCTGAGC contains these protein-coding regions:
- a CDS encoding NUDIX domain-containing protein, which produces MKNIYSAGIVTYIKEGSTIEYLLLNYLGGHWDFPKGKLEGGENKFQAAVRELAEETGLTAEVHPGFEVSYSYNFKDKLRQPISKTVYFFVGYASSKQVVLSHEHQHYKWLDYEQALYMLTYENAKGVLAKADHFIRSGNF